From Bradyrhizobium erythrophlei:
ACCGACGTCAAACCGCTGGAAGTGCTGATCTTCATGCGTGACGTCAGGTCCGAACTCTATTTCGAGCAGATGAAAGGCCGGGGCGCGCGCACCATCTCTGCGGAAAAGCTGCGCGAGGTGACGCCGGATGCCGAGGCAAAAACCCGGTTCGTGCTGATCGACGCGGTCGGGGTGTCGGAAAGCCTGAAAACCGTTTCGCAGCCGCTGGAGCGCGACCGCGTCATCTCCTTCGACCGGCTGATCGATGAAATCGCCGCCGGCCGGCGGGATGACGACGCCTTCGCAACGCTCGCGGCCCGCCTGGCGGCACTCGACCGGCGCATCTGCGACAAAGATCGCGCGGCGATCGTCAAGGCCTCGGGTGGTGTCGATCTTTCCGGCCTCGCCTCGCGCCTGCTGAATGCCGTCGATCCGGACGCGTTGGCGAACTGCGTGCCGAAGGAGGCGTCGGAAGCCGAGCAGAAGAAGACGCGCGAGGCGGCGAAGGATGCGGCGGCGACCATCTTTGACGATCCGACACTGCGGCAGTTGCTGAAGGACGTTAAGGCCGCAGCGGATATCCGCATTGATACGATTTCCACAGACGCCGTAGTCTCGTCAGGCTGGGACGAGAAGAAGGCCACCGACACAGTAGAGCGCTTCAAGCGCTTTCTGGAGGAGCGCCGCGACGAAATTTCCGCCCTGCAAATCCTCTACCGTCTGCCCTATGCGCAACGGCGGCTAACCTATGAGGCGGTGGATGATCTCAAGGAGGCGCTGAAGCGCCCACCTTGGCTCCTCGAACCTATCGATATCTGGCGAGCTTACAAGCGGCTGTCATCGGACAAGGTACGCGGCAATCCGGCCGGCACGCTGGCTGACATCGTCATGCTGGTACGCTATGCGATTGGAGACAGTGAGTCGCTGGAACCTTTGCCCTCGATTGTCGCTGGACGTTTTAATCTCTGGCTCGGCCGCGAGGAGAAGGCGGGCCGCGCCTATTCCGAAGAACAAAGAGCCTGGCTGATGGCGATCCGCGATCATCTCGCGGTCAATATAGAGATCAGGCCAGAAGACATGATGGACGCGCCGGAATTTTCCGGGCGCGGCGGCATCGTCAAGGCTCGCGCGCTGTTCGGCTCGCGGCTGCCGACGCTGCTCGATGAACTTAATGAAGTGCTGGTGGCGTAATGGCAGGTGGCGTGGCGTTGGCGGCGAAAGTTGACGAATCGGCAGAAGTCGAGGGGCCGTGGCCGCTGCCAGCCGGGTGGAAATGGACGGCGCTCGGAGCGCTGGGCACATGGATGGGCGGCGGCACACCATCCAAGGCCAATGCAGCATTCTGGACCAATGGAACCGTCCCCTGGGTTTCCCCGAAAGACATGAAGGTCGCGGTCATCGGCGAGACCGAAGACAAAGTTACCTCCGCGGCGGTTGAAGGGTCGTCGGCGAAGTACGTGCCTGAAGGGTCAGTCCTGATGGTGATGCGTTCCGGCATCCTGAAACATTCATTTCCCGTTGCCATCACCGACCGGATCGTGACGCTCAACCAGGACCTGCGCGCGCTCACGTCGCATGACGGCATCAGTCCGAACTACATCGCTCGCTATCTCGCGCTGGCGGAAAACCGCGTGCTCAACGATTGTTCGAAAGATGGGACGACGGTTAACAGCGTCGAGGTCTCGGCGTTGGAGCGGGTTCCCGTCCCTCTGGCGCCAGTCGCCGAACAGCGCCGGATCGTGGCGCGGGTGGATGCGCTGTTTGCCGAGGTCGCGGAGGGTGAGGCGGCACTGGCGGAGGCGCGAAAAGGGCTTAGCACTTTCCGCCGCGCTCTGCTCAAAGCCGCAATCACCGGTGAGCTGACCAAGGACTGGCGCGCAGCAAACCCCGTTACCGAAACCGGCCGCGAACTCCTGGCACGCATCGCTAGGGACCGCGCCAGCAAAAGTATCCCAGCGGCCCGCAGCCGCCGCGCCGTGGACGCCCGGCTGCTCGACACCTCCATCTTGCCACAACTTCCTCCGGGCTGGGCGTGGGCGACCGTCAATGAAGTGAAGGCCGGCGATCAACGCAACGGTATCTCAATCTCGGGTTCGCCATCGCCGCCCGGGGTAAAGGCAATGCGCCTCGATGCCCTAACCGCTCGGGGCCTAAACCTTGACGCGGTTCGGTATATCCCCTTGCCGGAGGACCGCATCCAGAACTATCGCGTGAATAATGGCGATCTGCTGATCTCGCGTGCAAATGGATCGCCCGAGTTCGTTGGTCGCGCGGTTTACGTCGCGGACATCGGCGAGACGGTGGTCTTTCCTGACACCATGATTCGCTATCCGTTGGGTGCCGATCAACAAATTGGGTTGTGGATTGAATTGGCCTGGAACAGCCCAATTGGTAGGAGCCAAATACGACGGCTCGCCAAAACCACCGCCGGAATTTTGAAGATTTCCCAAGAGGACATTGCGCAAATCGCACTTCCCATCCCACCGCCCGCAGAAGCCGCAGAAATCCTTCGCCGTGTCTCGGACGCACTTACCGCCGCCGCGGACACCTTGGCGATGCTAGACGCAGAAGCCGCCGATGCCGCGCGGCTGAAGCAATCCATTCTCAAGGCAGCCTTCGAGGGCCGCCTTGTCTCCCAGGACCCCACCGACGAACCCGCCGGCGCTCTGTTAGCGCGCTTTGCCGCAAGCCCTGCCGTCGCACCCGCCCGGCGTGGGCGAGTCAGAAAGTCTGAAGTATGAATGCCCAAACCCTCGTCGCAAAAGTCTGGAACTTCGCGCACGTGCTGCGCGATCAGGGTGTTTCCTATCAGGCCTATATCAGCCAGATTTCTTATCTGCTCTTCCTCAAGATGGACGAGGAACGCGTCACCCAGATCGGCGAGGCGTCCATGCTCCCTGACGGCGCACGCTGGGGCAACATCAAGGATCTTTCCGGCGAGGCGCTGAATGCGACCTATGTGAAGCTGCTCGACAAGCTCTCGAAACAGAGCGGCATCATCGGCGCGATCTTCCTCAAGGCCCAAAACGAGATTCAGGACCCGGCCAAGCTCAAGCGTTTGGTCGGCTTGATTGACAGCGAGGTCTGGCTCGGCCTGCCGGTGGACGTGAAGGGCAACATCTACGAAGGCTTGCTCGCCCGAAACGCAGAGGACGTGAAATCGGGCGCAGGTCAATACTTCACGCCGCGCTCGGTGATCGAGGCGATGGTGCGAGTGGTGGATCCAAAACCGCATAAAACGGTCCATGATCCAGCCTGCGGGACCGCGGGCTTTCTGCTCGCCGCCTGGGAACATATGAAACAACACCCTAAGGCGCGCGATCGAGCAGTCTATTCGGCGATGAAGGGCAAGTTCTCGGGCGTCGATATCGTGCCGGAGGTCGTGCGTCTCGCGGCGATGAACCTATATCTGCACGGCATTACCGGCGTTGATTCAATCGTCGAAGCCAAGGACGCGCTGCTCGGCGCGGGTGGCAAGACCTACGACGTCATCCTCACCAACCCGCCATTCGGCAAGAAACAGAGCTACCGCATCGTCCGGGATGATGGCGAGATCGACAGCGAGCGCGAGGACTACGACCGTCAGGACTTCTTCGTCACCACCTCAAACAAGCAGTTGAACTTCTTGCAGCACATCATGACAGTGCTGGCGCCGAACGGCGAAGCCGCCGTCGTTCTTCCGGACAACGTCCTGTTCGAAGGTGGCGCCGGCGAGACCATCCGTCGCCGGCTGTTGAAGAATTTCGATTTCCACACGCTGCTGCGGCTGCCGACGGGCATCTTTTACAAACAGGGCGTTAAGGCCAACGTGTTGTTCTTCGACAAGAAGCCGCCCTCTGAAACCGCTGCAACAAAGGATCTTTGGATTTACGACCTGCGTACCAACCAGCGCTTCACATTGAAAGAGCGCCCCATGGTACGGGCCGATCTGCAGGGCTTCATCGCCTGCTACCAGTCTGGCCACCGCTCCAAGCGCGAGGAGTCGGAAAAATTCAAGCGGTTCCCACTGGAGACCTTGCTGGCGCGTGACAAGGTCAATCTCGATATCT
This genomic window contains:
- a CDS encoding restriction endonuclease subunit S; protein product: MAAKVDESAEVEGPWPLPAGWKWTALGALGTWMGGGTPSKANAAFWTNGTVPWVSPKDMKVAVIGETEDKVTSAAVEGSSAKYVPEGSVLMVMRSGILKHSFPVAITDRIVTLNQDLRALTSHDGISPNYIARYLALAENRVLNDCSKDGTTVNSVEVSALERVPVPLAPVAEQRRIVARVDALFAEVAEGEAALAEARKGLSTFRRALLKAAITGELTKDWRAANPVTETGRELLARIARDRASKSIPAARSRRAVDARLLDTSILPQLPPGWAWATVNEVKAGDQRNGISISGSPSPPGVKAMRLDALTARGLNLDAVRYIPLPEDRIQNYRVNNGDLLISRANGSPEFVGRAVYVADIGETVVFPDTMIRYPLGADQQIGLWIELAWNSPIGRSQIRRLAKTTAGILKISQEDIAQIALPIPPPAEAAEILRRVSDALTAAADTLAMLDAEAADAARLKQSILKAAFEGRLVSQDPTDEPAGALLARFAASPAVAPARRGRVRKSEV
- a CDS encoding HsdM family class I SAM-dependent methyltransferase; amino-acid sequence: MLRDQGVSYQAYISQISYLLFLKMDEERVTQIGEASMLPDGARWGNIKDLSGEALNATYVKLLDKLSKQSGIIGAIFLKAQNEIQDPAKLKRLVGLIDSEVWLGLPVDVKGNIYEGLLARNAEDVKSGAGQYFTPRSVIEAMVRVVDPKPHKTVHDPACGTAGFLLAAWEHMKQHPKARDRAVYSAMKGKFSGVDIVPEVVRLAAMNLYLHGITGVDSIVEAKDALLGAGGKTYDVILTNPPFGKKQSYRIVRDDGEIDSEREDYDRQDFFVTTSNKQLNFLQHIMTVLAPNGEAAVVLPDNVLFEGGAGETIRRRLLKNFDFHTLLRLPTGIFYKQGVKANVLFFDKKPPSETAATKDLWIYDLRTNQRFTLKERPMVRADLQGFIACYQSGHRSKREESEKFKRFPLETLLARDKVNLDIFWVKDHALDDPDLLPPPDEVAAEIVESLETALDRFRNVAKALGEGPQSAT